A single genomic interval of Pseudopipra pipra isolate bDixPip1 chromosome 29, bDixPip1.hap1, whole genome shotgun sequence harbors:
- the SEMA4A gene encoding semaphorin-4A isoform X1 — translation MYPLPPTGHVAGGAEHLQFPSQLLPPGFAAVPVGVRGQGGGRRHPLPQPAEARPLPAGLSGSRSPGGATRGWAGLQRAQHEPRWGSGSRTTLQLDAGHGPAGVLCPQPPGLRLPPGAGAPGVEVSGSAGTHRRGMVLGPSRGTSLPPPAMPAALRLLCGVVVPAAMLCTEPLPRITFPSEDPRRTLTHFSQDNVSHYDIFLLDESEEELYVGARDRVLALTVTPGSIRARASIMWGPTAEKTSECAFKKKSQETECFNFIRVLVALNQTHLYVCGTYAFSPACTYIHLENFTLVSSGRGQPFLDGKGQCPFDPQHNYTALLVDGELYTGTMNNFQGNEPIISRSLGTRTLLKTDAFLRWLSDDAAFVASFSIPGDDKVYFFFEETAEEFDFFERLLVPRVARVCKSDVGGDKVLQKKWTTFLKAQLVCSQPGHFPFNVIHHAFVLPRRGGGADFYAVFTSQWQAGRAGSAAVCAYSQKDLEKVFEGKYKELNKESSRWTVYSGPDMSPRPGSCSVAPSSDKALTFMKDHFLMDEKVSPIQGRPLLVKSDVTYTRIAVDETRGISGTTYRVLFLATAKGLLHKAVELPEGPHIVESIELFQTPEPVKNLLLAPGKGTLYVGYSRGVLQVPLANCSLHRSCAECVLARDPYCAWHSPEGSCQPTHMATEDRSMWLQDIETGSPATTCHRGRSMAMPRAWGPPEDPTIQVLNPQPNTIVHLLCPCHSALATYSWQQPSSAQENTMQLPDHTLVVIVQPGTAGIYKCQAMENGYTWTVAHYQLKGSAEVALGDGLDEEELAWGSSAIGTPVSYWSQFVTVTVLLVVTVTAAACLALLAYRDQLKARSKVRGCSAPHSPPSRHREKVPLNGGTGEPPAPGAATEEEDESSHACCLQLDGDIDVDNNRLHVPGQNTA, via the exons ATGTACCCCCTGCCACCCACCGGGCACGtagctggaggagcagagcaccTCCAGTTCCCGTCCCAGCTGCTTCCACCAGGCTTCGCTGCCGTCCCCGTGGGGGTGCGAGGCCAGGGAGGCGGGCGCAGGCACCCGCTGCCCCAACCTGCCGAGGCTCGTCCTCTTCCAGCAGGACTTTCAGGTTCCCGCAGTCCCGGCGGGGCCAcgcggggctgggctgggctacAGCGAGCCCAGCACGAGCCGCGCTGGGGGTCCGGCAGCAGGACCACACTTCAGCTGGACGCGGGGCATGGGCCCGCGGGGGTCCTGTGCCCGCAGCCCCCAGGGCTCAGGCTCCCGCCGGGTGCCGGTGCTCCAGGGGTGGAGGTGAGCGGCTCTGCTGGCACCCACCGGAGAG gGATGGTGCTGGGACCCTCTCGGGGCACATCCCTGCCGCCCCCCGCCATGCCCGCCGCCCTCCGCCTACTCTGCGGGGTGGTGGTGCCGGCTGCCATGCTCTGCACCGAGCCCCTGCCCCGCATCACCTTCCCTAGCG AGGACCCACGGCGGACCCTCACCCACTTCAGCCAGGACAACGTCTCGCACTATGACATCTTCCTCCTGGATGAGAGTGAGGAGGAGCTGTATGTGGGGGCACGTGACCGGGTGCTGGCCCTCACTGTCACCCCCGGCAGCATCCGTGCAAGAGCCTCG ATAATGTGGGGACCCACGGCTGAGAAAACCTCTGAGTGTGCTTTTAAGAAGAAGAGCCAAGAG ACCGAGTGCTTCAACTTCATCCGAGTCCTGGTGGCCCTGAACCAGACCCACCTCTACGTCTGTGGGACCTATGCCTTCAGCCCTGCATGCACCTACATT cacCTGGAGAACTTCACATTGGTGTCCAGCGGCAGAGGACAACCCTTCCTGGATGGGAAGGGCCAGTGCCCCTTTGACCCCCAGCACAACTACACGGCCCTGCTGGTGG ATGGTGAGCTCTACACTGGCACCATGAACAACTTCCAGGGCAACGAGCCCATCATCTCCCGCTCGCTGGGCACCCGCACCCTGCTCAAGACAGACGCCTTCCTGCGCTGGCTCTCTG ATGACGCTGCCTTCGTGGCCTCCTTCAGCATCCCTGGGGACGACAAGGTCTACTTCTTCTTCGAGGAGACAGCCGAAGAGTTCGACTTCTTCGAGCGGCTCCTGGTGCCGCGGGTGGCCCGTGTCTGCAAG AGCGATGTGGGGGGGGACAAGGTGTTGCAGAAGAAGTGGACGACATTCCTGAAGGCACAGCTCGTGTGCTCCCAGCCCGGCCACTTCCCCTTCAACGTCATCCATCATGCCTTTGTCCTGCCCCGCCGTGGTGGCGGCGCCGACTTCTACGCCGTCTTCACCTCGCAGTG gcaggcaggcagggcgGGCAGCGCCGCCGTCTGTGCCTACAGCCAGAAGGATCTGGAGAAGGTCTTCGAGGGCAAGTACAAGGAGCTGAACAAGGAGAGCTCCCGTTGGACTGTCTACAGTGGCCCTGACATGAGCCCCCGGCCTGGCAGT tgctCCGTGGCTCCCTCCTCAGACAAAGCCCTCACCTTCATGAAAGACCATTTCCTGATGGATGAGAAGGTGTCACCCATCCAGGGGAGGCCACTCCTGGTGAAGTCAGATGTCACCTACACGCGCATCGCAGTGGATGAGACTCGTGGCATCTCAGGGACCACCTACCGCGTCCTGTTCCTGGCCACAG CGAAGGGTCTCCTGCACAAGGCAGTGGAGCTGCCCGAGGGTCCCCACATCGTGGAGAGCATTGAGCTCTTCCAGACACCAGAGCCAGTGAAGAACCTGCTGCTGGCCCCAGGGAAG GGCACCCTCTATGTGGGCTACTCCAGAGGTGTCCTCCAGGTCCCACTGGCCAACTGCAGCCTGCACCGGAGTTGCGCCGAGTGTGTGCTGGCACGGGACCCCTACTGCGCCTGGCATAGCCCCgagggctcctgccagcccaccCACATGGCCACTGAGGACAG GAGCATGTGGCTGCAGGACATCGAGACGGGGAGCCCGGCCACCACATGCCACCGTGGGAGGAGCATGGCCATGCCCCGGGCCTGGGGGCCACCAGAGGATCCCACCATACAGG TGCTCAACCCCCAGCCAAACACCATCGTCCACCTGCTGTGCCCCTGCCACTCTGCACTGGCCACCTAcagctggcagcagcccagcagtgcccaggagaACACGATGCAGCTGCCTGACCACACGCTGGTGGTCATCGTGCAGCCAGGGACAGCCGGCATCTACAAGTGCCAGGCCATGGAGAACGGCTACACCTGGACCGTGGCTCACTATCAGCTCAAAGGCTCTGCTGAGGTGGCCCTGGGAGATGGGCTGGATGAGGAGGAGCTGGCCTGGGGGTCCTCGGCCATTGGCACCCCCGTGTCGTACTGGTCGCAGTTTGTGACGGTGACggtgctgctggtggtgacAGTGACCGCGGCTgcctgcctggccctgctcgCCTACCGCGACCAGCTCAAGGCCCGCAGCAAGGTGCGGGGCTGCAgcgctccccacagccccccgtCCCGCCACCGGGAGAAGGTGCCCCTCAACGGGGGCACCGGAGAGCCCCCGGCGCCCGGAGCCGccactgaggaggaggatgaaagCTCCCACGCTTGCTGCCTCCAACTCGATGGGGACATCGACGTGGACAACAACCGGCTCCACGTGCCGGGGCAGAACACGGCGTGA
- the SEMA4A gene encoding semaphorin-4A isoform X2 has protein sequence MVLGPSRGTSLPPPAMPAALRLLCGVVVPAAMLCTEPLPRITFPSEDPRRTLTHFSQDNVSHYDIFLLDESEEELYVGARDRVLALTVTPGSIRARASIMWGPTAEKTSECAFKKKSQETECFNFIRVLVALNQTHLYVCGTYAFSPACTYIHLENFTLVSSGRGQPFLDGKGQCPFDPQHNYTALLVDGELYTGTMNNFQGNEPIISRSLGTRTLLKTDAFLRWLSDDAAFVASFSIPGDDKVYFFFEETAEEFDFFERLLVPRVARVCKSDVGGDKVLQKKWTTFLKAQLVCSQPGHFPFNVIHHAFVLPRRGGGADFYAVFTSQWQAGRAGSAAVCAYSQKDLEKVFEGKYKELNKESSRWTVYSGPDMSPRPGSCSVAPSSDKALTFMKDHFLMDEKVSPIQGRPLLVKSDVTYTRIAVDETRGISGTTYRVLFLATAKGLLHKAVELPEGPHIVESIELFQTPEPVKNLLLAPGKGTLYVGYSRGVLQVPLANCSLHRSCAECVLARDPYCAWHSPEGSCQPTHMATEDRSMWLQDIETGSPATTCHRGRSMAMPRAWGPPEDPTIQVLNPQPNTIVHLLCPCHSALATYSWQQPSSAQENTMQLPDHTLVVIVQPGTAGIYKCQAMENGYTWTVAHYQLKGSAEVALGDGLDEEELAWGSSAIGTPVSYWSQFVTVTVLLVVTVTAAACLALLAYRDQLKARSKVRGCSAPHSPPSRHREKVPLNGGTGEPPAPGAATEEEDESSHACCLQLDGDIDVDNNRLHVPGQNTA, from the exons ATGGTGCTGGGACCCTCTCGGGGCACATCCCTGCCGCCCCCCGCCATGCCCGCCGCCCTCCGCCTACTCTGCGGGGTGGTGGTGCCGGCTGCCATGCTCTGCACCGAGCCCCTGCCCCGCATCACCTTCCCTAGCG AGGACCCACGGCGGACCCTCACCCACTTCAGCCAGGACAACGTCTCGCACTATGACATCTTCCTCCTGGATGAGAGTGAGGAGGAGCTGTATGTGGGGGCACGTGACCGGGTGCTGGCCCTCACTGTCACCCCCGGCAGCATCCGTGCAAGAGCCTCG ATAATGTGGGGACCCACGGCTGAGAAAACCTCTGAGTGTGCTTTTAAGAAGAAGAGCCAAGAG ACCGAGTGCTTCAACTTCATCCGAGTCCTGGTGGCCCTGAACCAGACCCACCTCTACGTCTGTGGGACCTATGCCTTCAGCCCTGCATGCACCTACATT cacCTGGAGAACTTCACATTGGTGTCCAGCGGCAGAGGACAACCCTTCCTGGATGGGAAGGGCCAGTGCCCCTTTGACCCCCAGCACAACTACACGGCCCTGCTGGTGG ATGGTGAGCTCTACACTGGCACCATGAACAACTTCCAGGGCAACGAGCCCATCATCTCCCGCTCGCTGGGCACCCGCACCCTGCTCAAGACAGACGCCTTCCTGCGCTGGCTCTCTG ATGACGCTGCCTTCGTGGCCTCCTTCAGCATCCCTGGGGACGACAAGGTCTACTTCTTCTTCGAGGAGACAGCCGAAGAGTTCGACTTCTTCGAGCGGCTCCTGGTGCCGCGGGTGGCCCGTGTCTGCAAG AGCGATGTGGGGGGGGACAAGGTGTTGCAGAAGAAGTGGACGACATTCCTGAAGGCACAGCTCGTGTGCTCCCAGCCCGGCCACTTCCCCTTCAACGTCATCCATCATGCCTTTGTCCTGCCCCGCCGTGGTGGCGGCGCCGACTTCTACGCCGTCTTCACCTCGCAGTG gcaggcaggcagggcgGGCAGCGCCGCCGTCTGTGCCTACAGCCAGAAGGATCTGGAGAAGGTCTTCGAGGGCAAGTACAAGGAGCTGAACAAGGAGAGCTCCCGTTGGACTGTCTACAGTGGCCCTGACATGAGCCCCCGGCCTGGCAGT tgctCCGTGGCTCCCTCCTCAGACAAAGCCCTCACCTTCATGAAAGACCATTTCCTGATGGATGAGAAGGTGTCACCCATCCAGGGGAGGCCACTCCTGGTGAAGTCAGATGTCACCTACACGCGCATCGCAGTGGATGAGACTCGTGGCATCTCAGGGACCACCTACCGCGTCCTGTTCCTGGCCACAG CGAAGGGTCTCCTGCACAAGGCAGTGGAGCTGCCCGAGGGTCCCCACATCGTGGAGAGCATTGAGCTCTTCCAGACACCAGAGCCAGTGAAGAACCTGCTGCTGGCCCCAGGGAAG GGCACCCTCTATGTGGGCTACTCCAGAGGTGTCCTCCAGGTCCCACTGGCCAACTGCAGCCTGCACCGGAGTTGCGCCGAGTGTGTGCTGGCACGGGACCCCTACTGCGCCTGGCATAGCCCCgagggctcctgccagcccaccCACATGGCCACTGAGGACAG GAGCATGTGGCTGCAGGACATCGAGACGGGGAGCCCGGCCACCACATGCCACCGTGGGAGGAGCATGGCCATGCCCCGGGCCTGGGGGCCACCAGAGGATCCCACCATACAGG TGCTCAACCCCCAGCCAAACACCATCGTCCACCTGCTGTGCCCCTGCCACTCTGCACTGGCCACCTAcagctggcagcagcccagcagtgcccaggagaACACGATGCAGCTGCCTGACCACACGCTGGTGGTCATCGTGCAGCCAGGGACAGCCGGCATCTACAAGTGCCAGGCCATGGAGAACGGCTACACCTGGACCGTGGCTCACTATCAGCTCAAAGGCTCTGCTGAGGTGGCCCTGGGAGATGGGCTGGATGAGGAGGAGCTGGCCTGGGGGTCCTCGGCCATTGGCACCCCCGTGTCGTACTGGTCGCAGTTTGTGACGGTGACggtgctgctggtggtgacAGTGACCGCGGCTgcctgcctggccctgctcgCCTACCGCGACCAGCTCAAGGCCCGCAGCAAGGTGCGGGGCTGCAgcgctccccacagccccccgtCCCGCCACCGGGAGAAGGTGCCCCTCAACGGGGGCACCGGAGAGCCCCCGGCGCCCGGAGCCGccactgaggaggaggatgaaagCTCCCACGCTTGCTGCCTCCAACTCGATGGGGACATCGACGTGGACAACAACCGGCTCCACGTGCCGGGGCAGAACACGGCGTGA